A genomic region of Oncorhynchus mykiss isolate Arlee chromosome 2, USDA_OmykA_1.1, whole genome shotgun sequence contains the following coding sequences:
- the LOC110536690 gene encoding cytohesin-2 isoform X1: protein MTVDSEIFMPKSKAPKMDDLDYIPVDLSPEERSELEDIRRRKGALLQEIQRLRDELREAIIEVEGLETSTEGSKTLQKNRHVAMGRKKFNMDPKKGIVFLVENELLRHTQEDVAQFLYKGEGLNKTAIGDYLGEREDFNLKVLQAFVDLHEFTDLNLVQALRQFLWSFRLPGEAQKIDRMMEAFAQRYCHCNPGVFQSTDTCYVLSFAIIMLNTSLHNPNVRDKPGLDRFISMNRGINEGGDLPEDLLRNLYDSIKNEPFKIPEDDGNDLTHTFFNPDREGWLLKLGGRVKTWKRRWFILTDNCLYYFEYTTDKEPRGIIPLENLSIREVEDPRKPNCFELYIPNNRGQLIKACKTEADGRVVEGNHNVYRISAPTPEEKDEWIHHINSAVSVDPFYEMLAARKKRISLKKNEEQP, encoded by the exons ATGACAGTCGACTCTGAAATATTTATGCCTAAAAGCAAAGCGCCAAAAATGGATGACCTGGACTACA tCCCGGTAGACCTGAGTCCAGAGGAGCGCTCTGAGCTGGAGGACATCCGTCGGAGGAAGGGAGCTCTGCTGCAGGAGATCCAGAGGCTCAGAGACGAGCTCAGAGAGGCCATCATAGAGGTGGAAGGACTGGAGACCAGCACAGAGGGCAG TAAAACTCTACAGAAGAACAGGCATGTGGCCATGGGAAGGAAGAAGTTTAACATGGACCCCAAAAAG ggtattgTGTTCCTGGTGGAGAATGAGTTGCTCAGACACACTCAAGAGGATGTTGCCCAGTTCCTGTACAAAGGAGAGGGACTCAACAAGACTGCGATAGGAGACTACCTGGGAGAGAG GGAGGACTTTAATCTCAAGGTTCTGCAGGCGTTTGTTGACCTTCATGAGTTCACTGATCTCAACCTGGTCCAGGCTCTCAG GCAGTTCCTGTGGAGTTTCCGTCTGCCTGGCGAGGCTCAAAAGATTGACAGGATGATGGAGGCCTTTGCACAGAGATACTGTCACTGCAACCCTGGGGTCTTCCAGAGCACTG ATACGTGCTATGTGCTGTCGTTTGCTATCATCATGCTGAACACCAGCCTCCACAACCCCAACGTGAGAGACAAGCCTGGATTGGACCGCTTCATCTCCATGAACAGAGGCATCAACGAGGGTGGAGACCTACCAGAGGACCTGCtcaga AATCTTTATGACAGCATCAAGAACGAGCCCTTCAAGATCCCTGAGGATGATGGGAACGACCTGACACACACCTTCTTCAACCCTGACAGAGAGGGCTGGCTCCTCAAACTAG GAGGACGGGTGAAGACCTGGAAAAGAAGATGGTTCATTCTCACAGACAACTGCCTTTACTACTTTGAGTATACTACA GATAAGGAGCCCAGAGGTATCATTCCCCTAGAGAACCTGAGTATCCGGGAGGTTGAAGACCCCAGGAAACCT AACTGCTTTGAGCTGTACATCCCCAACAACCGTGGTCAGCTGATCAAGGCCTGTAAGACGGAGGCAGACGGCAGAGTGGTGGAGGGGAACCACAACGTGTACCGCATCTCTGCCCCCACACCTGAGGAGAAAGACGAATGGATCCACCACATCAA ctcTGCGGTCAGCGTGGACCCCTTCTATGAGATGCTGGCTGCCAGGAAGAAACGCATATCGTTAAAGAAGAATGAGGAACAACCGTAG
- the LOC110536690 gene encoding cytohesin-2 isoform X2, whose product MNTFFYKLSCIVHICSANIPVDLSPEERSELEDIRRRKGALLQEIQRLRDELREAIIEVEGLETSTEGSKTLQKNRHVAMGRKKFNMDPKKGIVFLVENELLRHTQEDVAQFLYKGEGLNKTAIGDYLGEREDFNLKVLQAFVDLHEFTDLNLVQALRQFLWSFRLPGEAQKIDRMMEAFAQRYCHCNPGVFQSTDTCYVLSFAIIMLNTSLHNPNVRDKPGLDRFISMNRGINEGGDLPEDLLRNLYDSIKNEPFKIPEDDGNDLTHTFFNPDREGWLLKLGGGRVKTWKRRWFILTDNCLYYFEYTTDKEPRGIIPLENLSIREVEDPRKPNCFELYIPNNRGQLIKACKTEADGRVVEGNHNVYRISAPTPEEKDEWIHHINSAVSVDPFYEMLAARKKRISLKKNEEQP is encoded by the exons ATGAATACGTTTTTTTACAAATTGTCCTGCATAGTTCACATATGCAGCGCCAAca tCCCGGTAGACCTGAGTCCAGAGGAGCGCTCTGAGCTGGAGGACATCCGTCGGAGGAAGGGAGCTCTGCTGCAGGAGATCCAGAGGCTCAGAGACGAGCTCAGAGAGGCCATCATAGAGGTGGAAGGACTGGAGACCAGCACAGAGGGCAG TAAAACTCTACAGAAGAACAGGCATGTGGCCATGGGAAGGAAGAAGTTTAACATGGACCCCAAAAAG ggtattgTGTTCCTGGTGGAGAATGAGTTGCTCAGACACACTCAAGAGGATGTTGCCCAGTTCCTGTACAAAGGAGAGGGACTCAACAAGACTGCGATAGGAGACTACCTGGGAGAGAG GGAGGACTTTAATCTCAAGGTTCTGCAGGCGTTTGTTGACCTTCATGAGTTCACTGATCTCAACCTGGTCCAGGCTCTCAG GCAGTTCCTGTGGAGTTTCCGTCTGCCTGGCGAGGCTCAAAAGATTGACAGGATGATGGAGGCCTTTGCACAGAGATACTGTCACTGCAACCCTGGGGTCTTCCAGAGCACTG ATACGTGCTATGTGCTGTCGTTTGCTATCATCATGCTGAACACCAGCCTCCACAACCCCAACGTGAGAGACAAGCCTGGATTGGACCGCTTCATCTCCATGAACAGAGGCATCAACGAGGGTGGAGACCTACCAGAGGACCTGCtcaga AATCTTTATGACAGCATCAAGAACGAGCCCTTCAAGATCCCTGAGGATGATGGGAACGACCTGACACACACCTTCTTCAACCCTGACAGAGAGGGCTGGCTCCTCAAACTAGG AGGAGGACGGGTGAAGACCTGGAAAAGAAGATGGTTCATTCTCACAGACAACTGCCTTTACTACTTTGAGTATACTACA GATAAGGAGCCCAGAGGTATCATTCCCCTAGAGAACCTGAGTATCCGGGAGGTTGAAGACCCCAGGAAACCT AACTGCTTTGAGCTGTACATCCCCAACAACCGTGGTCAGCTGATCAAGGCCTGTAAGACGGAGGCAGACGGCAGAGTGGTGGAGGGGAACCACAACGTGTACCGCATCTCTGCCCCCACACCTGAGGAGAAAGACGAATGGATCCACCACATCAA ctcTGCGGTCAGCGTGGACCCCTTCTATGAGATGCTGGCTGCCAGGAAGAAACGCATATCGTTAAAGAAGAATGAGGAACAACCGTAG